A genome region from Etheostoma cragini isolate CJK2018 chromosome 4, CSU_Ecrag_1.0, whole genome shotgun sequence includes the following:
- the LOC117943719 gene encoding glutathione peroxidase 2-like yields MKMAGKVRRFYDLTAKLLSGQSFSFSCLKGKVVLIENVASLUGTTTRDYTQMNELNSSYSAKGLVILGVPCNQFGHQENCKNDEILRSLKYVRPGNAFEPKFQLLEKVDVNGKDAHPLFVYLKEKLPFPCDDAMALMTDPKFIIWSPVSRNDVSWNFEKFLISPDGEPYKRYSRNFLTIDIEADIKELLKKVK; encoded by the exons ATGAAAATGGCTGGGAAAGTGAGAAGGTTTTACGACCTAACAGCTAAACTTCTTTCTGGACAAAGCTTCAGTTTCTCTTGTCTAAAGGGGAAAGTTGTTCTCATTGAGAATGTGGCGTCTCTCTGAGGAACAACAACCAGGGACTATACTCAGATGAACGAGCTCAACAGTAGTTACTCCGCAAAGGGACTCGTTATTCTGGGTGTGCCCTGTAATCAGTTTGGACATCAG GAGAACTGCAAAAATGATGAAATCCTGAGGTCTCTGAAGTATGTCCGTccaggaaatgcctttgaaccCAAGTTTCAGCTCCTTGAGAAGGTGGATGTGAACGGAAAGGATGCCCACCCTTTGTTTGTATATCTGAAAGAGAAGCTTCCATTCCCCTGTGATGATGCCATGGCTCTCATGACTGATCCAAAGTTCATAATTTGGAGTCCCGTCAGTAGGAATGACGTGTCCTGGAACTTTGAGAAGTTTCTGATCAGTCCTGATGGGGAGCCTTACAAGCGCTACAGCAGAAATTTCCTTACCATTGACATTGAGGCAGATATTAAAGAGCTACTTAAGAAGGTCAAGTAA
- the brk1 gene encoding probable protein BRICK1: MAGQEDPVQREIHQDWANREYIEVITSSIKKIADFLNSFDMSCRSRLATLNEKLTALERRIEYIEARVTKGETLT; the protein is encoded by the exons ATGGCTGGCCAGGAAGATCCAGTGCAAAGAGAGATTCACCAAGATTGGGCGAATCGAGAGTACATAGAAGTTATAACGAGCAGCATAAAGAAAATCGCCGACTTTCTTAACTCCTTTG ATATGTCGTGTCGATCCCGCTTGGCCACCCTCAATGAGAAGCTGACAGCGTTGGAGAGGAGGATTGAATATATTGAGGCGAGA GTCACGAAAGGAGAGACCTTGACCTAA